The window GAATTTCTTAACACCTTAGAAAATCAACATAGTGGAATTAAAAATAATTTGTATCAATCAGTTCTCAAAGTATCCCAGATTGTAAAGAATTCAAATTCAAAAATCAAAACAAATTGTGAAAAATGTGGTAATGAATGTACTGGAAACGTATGCTCAGTATGCAACATGGTTTTAAAACTAAAAGAAAATCAAACCTAATGCAAATATAACATACTTTCTTAAGAAAAAATGGTAGTAGGTAGGATCAGGGTGCCAGCCGTGCCCTATTCTGAAACCGGCTATATGCAGAGATCAGCAACTGTTGGGTAAATCTCTAGATGGGTAATTCCCGCTTGGTGTGCGGAAATGAAATCACGCCGAGGCGGGTGGTTGCAGGACTAGAATTATCCGAAGGGATAACGTCTAAGACCGAACCATCGAAAGGGATGAGGTCCGGGAGGGAGCAATCCTAAGGTGGAGCATCCACGCTTCCTCGTCAACGTGGCGGATCTTGTATGCCTTGAAATGGGGCTATTCGTCTAGACTGGAACCAACAGTACTACTACCTTTATAATAAAAATTTAATTTTTAAGATTATGGAAGGGATAATTTCATTTGGTAACAAGAGAACGTATGAAGACTTTAAAAAACAAATTCCAAACTCAGTTCTTCCTCTTTTTGATTCATTAAGAGAATATTGTTTTTCTCTAGGAGAAAATGTAATAGAAGATGTTAGAATGCACAGAGTTGTTTTTTGTAAATCTATGACGTTTAGATGGTTTGCAGACGTAGAACCTCAAAAAGATGGTGTTTTAATCAAAATTCAAAAAAACAGAAAAGAGATTCCACAAATAATACAAATAAATCAAAACCAGAAAAAATCAGATTGGGATAAAATGATTAAAGAAGCATATGAAGAAATTCATTAATACAATACATCAAATTTCAAAAATTCACCAGTAAATTTTTCATTACGTATCTCAACATCTTCAACTCGTGCATTTGCAGGACCTCCATGTGCCCATTCAACTAATCTGCTAATTTTTTCTTCATCACCTTCTAAAACAGCCTCAACACGTCCATCCTTGAGATTTCTAACCCATCCAAAAACATCATTTTTCTTTGCCATGACTTTTAATGCTTGACGAAAAAAAACACCTTGTACTTTACCTGTTACAAATATTCTAATTCGTTGATTTGACATTAGAAATAATTTGAAATCAGGTATTAATCAATTTTAGGTTAATTGAGAAACTACTTTCTTTCTTTAATTCTAGCTCTTCCTGTTTTTCGTGCTGCAATGCTACCTACCTTGGCACCAGGAGGAGCATCTCTTGAAACTGTAGAGCTTTGTCCAACATGTTGATGACGTCCACCACCGTGTGGGTGAACATATGCTGCTTGTGCAACACCTCTAACAATTGGATATTTCTTTCCTTTAGCTTTAAAACTACGCCACTTGTTTCCTGCACTCATAAAATGACGTTCACTTGCTCCACCACCAGCAAGAGTACCTATCATAGCTCTATTTTTTGGGTTAAGAATAGCAAATTTTCCGGAAGGAAGTTTTACAGTAACTCCTTCATCACCATGTGAAAAGACAGTTGCATTGGTTCCTGCTGATTTAACTATAGCACCACCGTCTCCAAAGTGTTTTTCAATATTACAAACAATAGTTCCATCAGGAATATTTTGAACACTAATCACATTTCCTTTTTGAATTTCAGATTTTAATCCAAATTGTAAAGTTTCACCTACTTTGGCACCCAAAACTGCAGGCACATAAGAAACAGAGCCATCCTCAAATCTTATTTTTGCCAATGGAGCTTCTCGTCCACGTTCATGAACCAAGTCAATAATTTTTCCTTCATGTTGTTCTGCTAGTGGAAAACGTGGATAATTTGCCTTGGAACCTAATTTTCCAGTAGATGTAGATCTAAACTGAAATCCTCCACGGCCACGTCGTCTAACTAATGGTCTCTTACCCAAGTTGATCGTTTCCCTCAGAAAGATGATTTTAAGCTTGTGGTGATACTTGTTAGTTGATAAAATTACCACAAAGGTATAAAAATTAGACAGGGGGCATTTGAGTATGAGTCAAAATGCTCTTTCTCTTAAAGTTCTCGAGGCATATACTAGAGATGTAGGTAGAGGAGTAGCAAGAATAGATTATGATTCTATGGATACTCTAAATGCTTCAACTGGAGATGTAATAGAGATCAAAGGAAAGAGAAGGACAGTTGCAAAATGTCTCCCACTTTATCCATCAGATGAAGGAAAAGGAATAATCAGAATTGACGGTCTTGGACGAAATAATTCAGGAATTGCAATTGGAGACACCATTTCAGTTAGAAAAATTAAAGCAGTTGCAGCAGAAAAAGTAGTAGTTGCACCACTAGAGGCTATTCCTCCAATTGATGAGAGATATTTAGCTGATGCTTTAGAAAGTGTTCCTTTGATTAAAGGAGATAATGTAATGGTTCCATACTTTGGTGGGCGTTTAACTTTTCAAGTAATCGGAGTAACTCCAGCAGCTGATGCTGTTTTAGTTACTCAAAAAACTGTTTTCCATATTGCTGAAAAAGGTGAAACATTACGTGGTGTTCCACAGGTGACCTATGAAGATATTGGTGGTTTAACAGATGAAATTAAAAAAGTAAGAGAAATGATAGAGCTTCCATTAAGACATCCAGAAATTTTTGAGAAACTAGGAATTGAAGCACCAAAAGGAGTCTTATTGTACGGACCTCCTGGAACAGGAAAGACATTGCTTGCAAAAGCAGTTGCAAATGAAAGTAATGCACACTTTATCAGTATTTCAGGTCCAGAAATTATGAGTAAATTTTATGGAGAAAGTGAAGCTAGATTAAGAGAAATTTTCAAAGAGGCCAGAGAAAAAGCACCTTCAATTATCTTTGTTGACGAAATCGATTCTATTGCACCAAAGAGAGAAGAAGTCACCGGTGAGGTTGAGAGAAGAGTTGTGTCTCAAATGTTATCATTAATGGACGGACTTGAAGCAAGAGGAAAAGTAATTGTAATTTCTGCAACCAATAGACCAAATGCAATTGATCCTGCACTTAGAAGGCCAGGAAGATTTGATAGAGAAATTGAGATTAAAGTTCCGGATAAAAAAGGAAGAAAAGACATTCTTGCAATTCACAGTAGAAACATGCCGTTATCTGATGATGTCAATATTGATAAAATTTCATCAGTTAGTCATGGGTATGTAGGAGCAGATCTAGAATATCTTTGTAAAGAAGCAGCAATGAAATGCTTGAGAAGATTACTTCCTGTGCTTAACTTAGAAGAAGAGAAAATTCCTCCTGAGACATTAGACAAATTAATTGTAAACAATGATGATTTTCTTAAGGCATTGATTGAAGTAACTCCTTCAGGAATGCGCGAAGTCTTCATTGAAAATCCTGATGTAAAATGGGATGATGTTGGTGGTTTAGAAGATGTAAAACGAGAGTTGCAAGAGGCCGTAGAGTGGCCAATGAAATATCCTGGACTTTATGACAAACTAGGACATAGTATGCCAAGAGGTATCTTATTACATGGTCCAAGTGGTACTGGAAAAACATTGCTTGCAAAAGCAGTTGCAACACAAAGTGAAGCTAATTTTGTCTCAGTAAGAGGACCCGAGCTCCTTTCAAAGTGGGTTGGAGAATCAGAAAGAGGAATAAGAGAAATTTTCAAAAGAGCACGCCAATCAGCACCATGTGTGATTTTCTTTGACGAAATAGATTCAATTGCACCAATTAGAGGAGCTGGTGGAGAAACGGCAGTTACTGAAAGAGTTGTGAGTCAATTACTTACTGAATTAGACGGAATGGAGAATATGCATGGTGTAATAGTTTTAGCTGCAACAAATAGAGCTGATATGATAGATCCAGCATTATTAAGACCAGGTAGATTTGATAAAATTATTCAAATCCCACTTCCAGACAAAGAAAGTAGAAAGAGTATCTTAAAAATCAATGCTGCAAAAATACCAACAGTTACTGACGAAAGTGATCCTCAATGTGTCAATATAGAAAAAATTGCAGAATTAACTGATGGTTTGAGTGGTGCTGATACTGCATCAATTGCAAATACTGCAGTTTCCTTAGTTATTCACGAATTCTTGGATTCACATCCAGATGAGAAAGATATTGAGAAAACCACTATTGATGCGAAGGTTACTATGAAACATTTTGAAGAGGCTGTAAAGAAAGTAAGAGAGCAAAAAGACCTCAAGATGGGCGAAAAATTAGTAGCTTCCTATTACAGGTAGTTTTAATAAAATAACCAATCTAATTCTCATAAATGTCAGATTATAGAGGATATGAGGGAGATTCTTTACAATTTCTTAAATCAAATAACATATCTGTTAGTGATTCTGTAAAAATTTTAGCCGATATTACTTATTCAGGCATAATTATGCCAAGATATGAGCATAGTGATGATAAACACATAGTTTTGAAATTAAAGAGTGGATACAATATTGGTTTAGAAATTGAAAAGATCAAAGGAATTGAAAAAATCAAATCTACTGAAAAAGATAATCAGCAACATGAAAAAGTAGAAAAAGTTTCAGGATTACCAAAAATTCTATTATTATCAACTGGAGGGACAATTGCAAGCAAGATTGACTACAGAACAGGAGCTGTTACACCAGTATTAACAGCTGAAGAATTGAATTCGTCTGTTCCAGAACTTGCTAAAATGGCAAGTATAGATGCAGAGGTTCTATTATCAGAATATTCTGAAAATATCACACCAGAGCATTGGTTACAAATTGCTGAAAAAATTAATGATTATTCAAAATCAGAT of the Nitrosopumilus sp. genome contains:
- a CDS encoding DUF5655 domain-containing protein, whose protein sequence is MEGIISFGNKRTYEDFKKQIPNSVLPLFDSLREYCFSLGENVIEDVRMHRVVFCKSMTFRWFADVEPQKDGVLIKIQKNRKEIPQIIQINQNQKKSDWDKMIKEAYEEIH
- a CDS encoding acylphosphatase, with protein sequence MSNQRIRIFVTGKVQGVFFRQALKVMAKKNDVFGWVRNLKDGRVEAVLEGDEEKISRLVEWAHGGPANARVEDVEIRNEKFTGEFLKFDVLY
- a CDS encoding CDC48 family AAA ATPase, which gives rise to MSQNALSLKVLEAYTRDVGRGVARIDYDSMDTLNASTGDVIEIKGKRRTVAKCLPLYPSDEGKGIIRIDGLGRNNSGIAIGDTISVRKIKAVAAEKVVVAPLEAIPPIDERYLADALESVPLIKGDNVMVPYFGGRLTFQVIGVTPAADAVLVTQKTVFHIAEKGETLRGVPQVTYEDIGGLTDEIKKVREMIELPLRHPEIFEKLGIEAPKGVLLYGPPGTGKTLLAKAVANESNAHFISISGPEIMSKFYGESEARLREIFKEAREKAPSIIFVDEIDSIAPKREEVTGEVERRVVSQMLSLMDGLEARGKVIVISATNRPNAIDPALRRPGRFDREIEIKVPDKKGRKDILAIHSRNMPLSDDVNIDKISSVSHGYVGADLEYLCKEAAMKCLRRLLPVLNLEEEKIPPETLDKLIVNNDDFLKALIEVTPSGMREVFIENPDVKWDDVGGLEDVKRELQEAVEWPMKYPGLYDKLGHSMPRGILLHGPSGTGKTLLAKAVATQSEANFVSVRGPELLSKWVGESERGIREIFKRARQSAPCVIFFDEIDSIAPIRGAGGETAVTERVVSQLLTELDGMENMHGVIVLAATNRADMIDPALLRPGRFDKIIQIPLPDKESRKSILKINAAKIPTVTDESDPQCVNIEKIAELTDGLSGADTASIANTAVSLVIHEFLDSHPDEKDIEKTTIDAKVTMKHFEEAVKKVREQKDLKMGEKLVASYYR
- a CDS encoding 50S ribosomal protein L2, coding for MGKRPLVRRRGRGGFQFRSTSTGKLGSKANYPRFPLAEQHEGKIIDLVHERGREAPLAKIRFEDGSVSYVPAVLGAKVGETLQFGLKSEIQKGNVISVQNIPDGTIVCNIEKHFGDGGAIVKSAGTNATVFSHGDEGVTVKLPSGKFAILNPKNRAMIGTLAGGGASERHFMSAGNKWRSFKAKGKKYPIVRGVAQAAYVHPHGGGRHQHVGQSSTVSRDAPPGAKVGSIAARKTGRARIKERK